A genomic segment from Leucoraja erinacea ecotype New England chromosome 39, Leri_hhj_1, whole genome shotgun sequence encodes:
- the LOC129714505 gene encoding volume-regulated anion channel subunit LRRC8C-like, translated as MIPVTELSYFGEQDPAFKILKPWWDVFAEYLTLLMVLVSMFGGALQVSNGQILCIPVPEGLSIQERQWNNSILEGLKLNVFASGFQTGLDVQQYYLINQWCYDNAVIWFSKYFPYLVLLHSLIFLISSNFWFKFPGTSSKIEHFITVLGKCLDSPWTTKALSETVYEESTPRMPVVSESSTDQSLSSMDSPLKVDFSESLSQEIAFSNDVLKGDKVSLLSKSSSEVLKSAGGIMVDNSSMKILDKKEGEQAKSLFEKVKKFRLHTEEGDILYTMYLNQTIVRTVQSVVILVYISIFIPQMRNNIHCVDALHITGFTDFFCIHGLWRMFQMLSLLYITAIALYSCTCLYTLHWILYYKLKEYSFENVRVETGMDDIPDVRNDFAFLLHLIDQYDKLYARKFAVFLSDVSENKLLQLNLNHEWTQERLKQRLITNMENKVEMHLFMMPGIPIQVYDLTEIEVLKLELIKGVAISAAISNLKMMKEMWLYNCSVKVERQALLFLKENLITLRVRFGIADEIPPWIFTLKNLHELYIEGQLQTDSKISTALQMFCELPKIDTLHLKTNITKLPNAILDMANHLLCLVIHNEGVKITSLTNIKKLFGLTLLRLLHCNLERIPSAIFSLTNLQELDLKDNNLSSTEELASCQNLRKLICLRLWHNNITSIPVHIAKIPKLEMLYLNKNKIEFLPLSLFKLTKLLFLDVSHNHISKIPPDIDQLVELQHFAIECNKVTELPENLFSCTKLRVLNISHNNLTFLSPYIGRLRQLQLLDLKANKLDKLPIELGQCVCLRRNQLCVEDDIFKTLPLEVREQIENMS; from the coding sequence GTATCAAATGGGCAGATTCTGTGTATCCCAGTGCCAGAGGGCCTCTCTATTCAGGAACGACAATGGAACAACTCAATTTTGGAAGGGCTTAAGCTTAATGTGTTTGCTTCCGGATTCCAGACTGGCCTAGATGTTCAGCAGTACTATCTGATTAACCAGTGGTGCTATGATAACGCAGTGATATGGTTTTCCAAGTATTTCCCTTATCTGGTGCTTCTACATTCTTTAATATTCCTCATCAGCAGCAACTTCTGGTTCAAATTTCCTGGTACAAGTTCTAAGATAGAGCATTTTATTACTGTCCTTGGGAAATGCCTTGACTCGCCATGGACCACCAAAGCACTGTCAGAAACTGTCTATGAGGAGTCTACCCCGAGAATGCCTGTAGTTTCTGAATCCAGTACAGATCAATCCTTATCCTCTATGGACAGTCCACTGAAAGTTGACTTTTCCGAATCATTATCACAAGAGATTGCATTCAGTAACGATGTTCTTAAAGGGGATAAGGTTTCTCTTCTGTCCAAAAGCTCCTCAGAAGTTCTGAAGTCTGCTGGTGGCATTATGGTAGACAACTCCTCCATGAAAATTTTGGATAAAAAGGAAGGTGAGCAGGCCAAATCCCTCTTTGAAAAAGTGAAGAAGTTTCGCCTGCATACCGAAGAGGGAGACATTCTCTATACAATGTACTTGAATCAGACCATTGTCCGCACTGTGCAAAGTGTGGTCATTCTTGTCTACATCAGCATTTTCATTCCTCAGATGCGTAACAACATTCACTGTGTCGATGCACTGCACATCACGGGATTCACTGACTTCTTCTGCATTCACGGCTTATGGAGAATGTTCCAAATGTTATCCTTGTTGTACATAACTGCTATAGCCTTGTATAGTTGCACGTGTCTCTACACACTGCACTGGATACTGTATTATAAATTGAAAGAGTATTCATTTGAAAACGTGAGAGTTGAAACTGGGATGGATGATATCCCAGATGTGAGAAATGACTTTGCATTCTTGCTTCATCTCATTGACCAGTATGACAAACTCTACGCCAGGAAATTTGCAGTGTTTCTGTCGGATGTGAGTGAAAATAAACTTCTCCAGCTCAATCTGAACCACGAGTGGACTCAGGAACGACTAAAGCAGCGTCTCATCACAAACATGGAGAACAAGGTTGAAATGCATCTCTTCATGATGCCTGGGATCCCCATCCAGGTGTACGACCTGACAGAGATTGAAGTGTTAAAGCTGGAGCTCATCAAAGGTGTCGCCATTTCTGCTGCTATTTCCAATCTGAAAATGATGAAAGAAATGTGGTTGTACAACTGCTCGGTTAAGGTGGAAAGGCAGGCTCTATTATTCCTAAAGGAGAACTTGATAACTCTGCGTGTGCGATTTGGTATCGCTGATGAAATACCACCATGGATATTCACCTTGAAAAATTTGCACGAACTCTACATCGAAGGGCAACTGCAAACAGACAGTAAAATCTCCACTGCCCTGCAGATGTTTTGTGAGCTGCCGAAAATAGATACCTTGCATCTGAAGACCAATATAACCAAACTTCCCAATGCAATTTTAGACATGGCAAATCACCTATTGTGCTTGGTAATTCACAACGAAGGGGTCAAAATAACATCACTTACAAACATTAAGAAGCTCTTTGGCCTGACTCTGCTGAGGTTGCTCCACTGCAACTTGGAAAGAATTCCCAGTGCCATCTTCAGTCTGACCAACCTACAGGAACTGGACCTTAAAGATAACAACCTGAGCTCAACAGAAGAGCTCGCCAGTTGCCAAAACCTCCGGAAGCTCATCTGCCTAAGGCTGTGGCATAACAATATCACTTCCATTCCTGTTCACATTGCTAAAATTCCAAAACTGGAAATGCTGTACCTCAATAAGAACAAGATTGAATTCCTGCCCCTGAGTCTATTTAAACTAACAAAACTACTCTTTCTAGATGTTTCCCATAATCACATTTCAAAGATTCCTCCTGATATTGACCAGCTAGTGGAGTTGCAACATTTTGCTATTGAATGCAATAAAGTGACAGAACTTCCTGAAAATCTTTTCTCCTGCACCAAACTCCGGGTTCTGAACATTTCGCACAATAACCTGACTTTTCTCTCTCCCTATATTGGACGTCTGCGTCAACTGCAACTCCTCGATCTTAAAGCCAACAAATTGGATAAGCTTCCAATTGAACTGGGACAGTGTGTTTGTCTCCGGAGAAACCAACTCTGTGTCGAGgatgacatttttaaaacattgccTCTAGAAGTCAGGGAGCAGATAGAAAATATGTCATGA